A stretch of the Kwoniella shandongensis chromosome 13, complete sequence genome encodes the following:
- a CDS encoding 40S ribosomal protein uS7: MSVSLPVDVQKVANEGTVKLFGKWESEGVEVKDISLQDYINVNHAVYVPHTAGRYAKKQFAKGRMPIVERLVNALMMNGRNNGKKIMAVRIVQHAFEIIHLVTEQNPVQVLVDAVVNTGPREDSTRIGSQGTVRRQAVDVSPLRRVNQAISLLTIGTRESAFHNSKSVSECLADELVNAAKGSSNSYAIKKKDELERVAKSNR, from the exons ATGTCGGTTTCTCTTCCGGTCGATGTGCAAAAGGTTGCCAACGAGGGTACTGTCAAGCTCTTTGGCAAGTGGGAGTCtgaggg tgtcgaggtcaaggacatCTCCCTCCAAGACTACATCAACGTCAACCACGCTGTCTACGTCC CCCACACTGCTGGCCGATATGCCAAGAAGCAGTTCGCCAAGGGCCGAATGCCCATCGTTGAGCGACTCGTCAACGC CCTCATGATGAACGGCCGAAACAACGGTAAGAAGATCATGGCCGTCCGAATCGTCCAACACGCTTTCGAGATCATCCACCTTGTCACCGAGCAGAACCCCGTCCAGGTTCTCG TTGACGCCGTTGTCAACACTGGTCCCCGAGAAGACTCTACCCGAATCGGTTCTCAGGGTACCGTCCGACGACAGGCCGTCGATGTCTCTCCTTTGAGGAGGGTCAACCAGgccatctctctcctcaccatcGGC ACCCGAGAGTCTGCTTTCCACAACTCCAAGTCCGTCTCCGAGTGTCTCGCCGATGAGCTCGTCAACGCTGCCAAGggatcttccaactcttacgccatcaagaagaaggacgagctcGAGCGTGTCGCCAAGTCTAACCGATAA
- a CDS encoding OPT family small oligopeptide transporter, giving the protein MSAGYSSVEQPIASSQPSDPISIEELASPYEERREKHHQNENYHERDQDQEKDVEKSAAGSSSPDPRDDYYKGDVDVNEVLRATELTPDEAFKWNVDGDQSPFPEVAACVPNTDDPTLACNTVRAWILLTIFVILFAGCNQFFGLRYPSLTIGYVVAQLLVFPIGRAWEKLPRWVVPLGPFSFYLNPGKFTIKEHALIVICVNLTASTAYAMGSLVSIISPVYWNKDYGAGFSFCYLLTTQALGFGLAGLSRRWLVYPAALIWPSSLASTVLFRALHEPQDHSPANGWTISRYRYFSYLTIGAFVWFWFPDYIWTSLSTFAFATWIAPNNQKVNTIFGMNSGLGLIPISFDWTQINYAGLPLTTPFYITCNAFAVVVFFYLFLSPILYYTNVWNSAYLPLLSSSTFDNTGKSYNISRVVDHNLNFVLEKYEAYSPMYISMSYSLTYGLSFAAVTSIVIYTWLYNGKDIWAKFKNAKHGGEDIHKRLMASYKEVPDWWYAILTAVVLGLGIFTIRFWDTELPVWGFIVVCFGMGVTLIVPEGILEGTTNQRIFLNIITELIAGYAWPGKPIANMMVKFYGYNSVKHGMDFAQDLKLGQYMKIPPRTLFFAQIYSTLLATMTQTGVLRWMIGHIEDLCKPTNKDRFTCAGAKVVYNASIIWGTIGPQRMFQAGQVYNGLMYFFLIGPVCTVAVYFLYRRYPNSWIRYVNVPIFFNAAGNIPPANTTQYSLWFIFGFLFNYLIRTRAFAWWKRYNYLTQAAMDTGTALATIIIFFALSYNGIKLVWWGNTVGSNTADAKGTPWLHVPTGGHFGKAPGEF; this is encoded by the exons ATGTCGGCAGGCTATTCGTCGGTGGAGCAGCCCATCGCATCATCTCAGCCTTCTGATCCAATTTCGATCGAAGAGCTAGCCAGTCCATACGAAGAACGTCGAGAAAAACATCACCAAAACGAAAATTACCACGAAAGAGATCAAGACCAAGAGAAAGATGTGGAGAAATCAGCTGCAGGATCGTCATCACCTGATCCGAGGGACGATTACTATAAAGGAGATGTGGATGTCAACGAGGTGTTGAGGGCGACAGAACTGACACCAGATGAAGCGTTCAAGTGGAACGTAGATGGAGATCAGTCGCCTT TCCCAGAGGTAGCGGCATGTGTACCTAACACCGATGACCCTACTCTGGCCTGTAaca CCGTGCGAGCCTGGATCCTCTTGAcaatcttcgtcatcctctttgcGGGATGTAACCAGTTCTTCGGTCTCCGATACCCTTCCTTGACGATAGGTTATGTCGTTGCCCAGCTCTTGGTCTTTCCGATTGGAAGAGCTTGGGAAAAGTTACCACGATGGGTCGTTCCCTTGGGACCGTTCTCGTTCTACCTCAATCCGGGGAAGTTTACAATCAAAGAACATGCTTTGATCGTCATT TGCGTCAACTTGACGGCTTCAACAGCGTATGCGATGGGTAGTCTGgtatcgatcatctctccagTATACTGGAACAAAGATTATGGAGCGggattctccttctgctaCTTGCTCACAACGCAAGCTCTAGG TTTCGGACTCGCTGGTCTCTCTCGAAGATGGCTCGTCTACCCTGCCGCTCTAATCTGGCCCTCGTCCTTAGCTTCCACCGTCCTCTTCCGAGCTCTGCACGAACCACAGGACCACTCCCCAGCCAACGGATGGACGATCTCCCGATATCGCTATTTCTCCTATTTGACAATCGGGGCGTTTGTTTGGTTCTGGTTCCCCGATTATATTTGGACTTCGTTATCTACCTTTGCGTTTGCGACGTGGATTGCACCGAATAATCAGAAAGTCAATACTATCTTCGGA ATGAACTCAGGCTTGGGTCTCATTCCTATCAGTTTCGATTGGACTCAGATCAACTATGCCGGTCTCCCTCTTACGACTCCGTTCTACATCACCTGTAACGCCTTTGCGGTGGTTGTGTTCTTCTACTTGTTCCTCTCGCCAATCTTGTATTACACCAACGTGTGGAACAGTGCTTA CCTTCCGCTCTTATCAAGTAGCACGTTCGACAACACTGGCAAATCGTATAACATCTCTCGAGTAGTCGACCACAATCTCAATTTCGTACTGGAGAAATACGAAGCCTATTCACCAATGTACATCTCGATGTCATATTCCCTCACCTACGGTCTATCCTTTGCGGCAGTGACCAGTATTGTGATCTACACCTGGTTATACAACGGTAAAGACATCTGGGCGAAATTCAAGAATGCGAAACATGGCGGAGAGGATATTCATAAACGATTGATGGCGAGTTACAAGGAAGTACCAGATTGGTGGTATGCGATCTTGACAGCCGTCGTACTTGGTTTGGGAATCTTTACGATCAGATTTTGGGATACAGAGTTGCCGGTTTGGGGGTTCATCGTCGTTTGTTTTGGAATGGGAGTCACTTTGATCGTACCAGAAGGTATTTTGGAAGGTACAACAAATCagagga tcttcctcaacatcatcacgGAACTGATTGCGGGATACGCATGGCCTGGAAAACCAATCGCAAATATGATGGTCAAGTTCTACGGCTACAACAgtgtg AAACATGGAATGGACTTTGCTCAAGATCTGAAACTCGGTCAATATATGAAGATCCCGCCTAGGACATTATTCTTTGCTCAAATCTACTCGACTTTGCTTGCTACCATGACCCAgacaggtg TGCTTCGATGGATGATCGGCCATATCGAAGATCTTTGCAAACCTACCAACAAAGATCGATTCACATGTGCCGGCGCCAAAGTCGTCTACAACGCTTCTATCATCTGGGGAACGATCGGACCACAACGAATGTTCCAAGCTGGTCAGGTGTATAATGGCCTCATGTATTTCTTCTTGATcggg CCCGTCTGTACCGTCGCTGTGTACTTCCTGTACAGACGTTATCCCAACAGCTGGATAAGATACGTCAACGTTCCCATCTTTTTCAATGCGGCAGGTAACATCCCTCCAGCCAACACCA CCCAATATTCTCTCTGGTTTATCTTTGGATTCTTGTTCAACTACTTGATCCGAACTAGAGCGTTTGCATGGTGGAAGCGATACAACT ACCTCACCCAAGCGGCCATGGACACCGGAACAGCCTTAGCAACCATCATCATATTCTTCGCTCTATCGTATAACGGTATCAAGCTTGTCTGGTGGGGTAATACAGTAGGAAGTAATACAGCAGACGCAAAAGGTACCCCGTGGTTACATGTCCCGACAGGAGGTCATTTCGGCAAAGCCCCAGGGGAGTTTTAG